The Arabidopsis thaliana chromosome 5, partial sequence genomic interval ttctaaattcttgcttttagagttattatatcattacctaaaaggcaaaaaatattatttttttgaatattattatttgtatatttaaacttcataaaacattatcaatatttgaaattatcaaaagtttaatatatcaaaaaaattaacatcattatataatatatagagtttaaaaaaatctcaaaaaaaatttcgtcatattttgtgattcgaaattttaagaatgaacatatattaaccaattggcaaAAAATGTGTGGATTCAACGTCCCGCAacgactaaaatattttgacaatgattcataaacatattataaagaagatcaacattaataaaataaatagtttttttttttgtggacgggtttggcaggacgttacttagtAACAAtggtaaactataaaataatttacaaatttttatatatattaattttagaaaatgaatTGTCTTCAtggtgtaccgcgggttaaaatctagtacaTGTACATTTTACTAACTGAAAATATGAGATTGATTCTTTATATTACACTGATAATGAATGATTCAAAACTAAAGATCAGAGTGTAATATAGTTTAgcttagaaaataattaaaacaattttattatttatttagtttcctaaattttagtttagattcagaaaataattgtttaacttctttagaagatgataaacatatatgGAAGATTTGAATctctattcatatatatttaaaaaatcaataatgtCAATATAATTAAAGGATAGTTTAGAAGAAATTTTCTTGaattctaaataattaatttgtatttttaaacaaatattaaatactgtaaaaacgaaatattaaataaatatggaaaGAAAATCCTGCcttaaaagattttgtattattgaaaccgatttttttttacagcaaatttaaaccaaaaattaataaatacttAAAAGAGATCTTAggaatgattttgtttgaagtAATGATTTAGTCGCAAACTCTAGCAACTAATCAACTCCTAAATCATAAAAACCCCAAAATATgcgtttttctttaaataactataattgtaattatctttaaaaatgtaacttttaaaattataaataatgtttaagataattataattgaaaatttcaataaaagcATTTTAGAgcagaattttgttttatccacTTTTGGACTATTTTGATCTCATATACATTTTCCTATAACAAGTGTAGCTTTGTTGATTGGTATAAAATGGAAGTAAAAAAGTGGAATATTCCTTATtatgtcttttattttcacaAGCCCAATACAGTTTCTACGAAATGTATATCTATttatccaccaaaaaaaaaatgtatatctattttatttgtttcttatttaattAGCATCACCACAATTTGGTGCAATAAAGAgtatcaaattatcaaaacataaaataaataaatttataagccaaatattaaaataaaatctaatataaTAAGATTTGTTCCTATCCCAAATCCTAAATGTAAGTACAACacattatttataataaacaaGACAGAGGTCTGATATTTGCGTTGAACAGAATCGTTGTCACTTGTTCAGTCTTCACTACGGAGCTGTTTTTTTTCGATTCGCCggaaaaatcataaaatccaAATCTACAACCACCTTTTTATCGCAATCCAATGCCggaagattcttcttctttagacTACGCGATGGAGAAGGCATCAGGGCCTCACTTCTCCGGTCTTCGCTTCGACGgccttctctcttcttctccacccAATTCCTCCGTCGTCTCTTCACTCCGATCagctgtttcttcttcttctccgtcttcTTCCGATCCCGAAGCGCCTAAGCAGCCCTTCATTATCGGTGATTTCTCAAACCCCATTTCGCTCTAGCGTTGTTTAGGTTTTATCAAATTTGGGAAATTGGGTTCTGTCTCTCTTGATTTCGAGAGTTTCTTCTGCATTAACTTCGTTggaatctagggttttgatgATAGAACCTCTGAGTATGGTAGCATTTTTTGTGCTCCTGAGATTTAACAGAACTAATTTGGTTTCAATTGTATTAAagtatcgtttttttttttttttgacgttttgtttgatttgacCTTTTGACAGGGGTTTCTGGTGGTACGGCTTCTGGTAAGACCACGGTCTGTGACATGATAATCCAGCAACTTCATGACCATCGTGTCGTTTTAGTTAATCAGGTTTGATTCTATTGCTTCAATCTTGTTCTCAATGTCCCACTTTATTCTGTATGAGATTCACATCTTATAATGTTTGATATCTTTTGTTGATTAGGATTCCTTTTATCGTGGTTTGACATCTGAGGAGTTGCAGCGTGTGCAAGAGTATAACTTTGATCATCCTGGTAAACTAACTTAATcgtttttcttgaattttcttCTCACTGCTTGcttgtattttggttttaagtaCACTGCGGTTCAGCTGACAGCAGCATTTGGTATTCTTTTGCAGATGCGTTTGACACTGAGCAGCTTTTGCATTGTGCTGAGACTCTCAAGAGCGGGCAACCCTATCAAGTTCCAATCTATGACTTTAAGACTCATCAACGTAGATCTGATACTTTCCGCCAGGTGCTTACTCTTATGTCCAAGACCATTATTGTGGTTCTTGTGCTCATGTGATTTGAATCTCTTATTTATGTGTTCCTATTTTAACTTAATGGGCATATTAGCATATATTCATTCCCTTTAAACTTAATATCTGTTGGGAGCCTCTGTCAGGTCAATGCTTCTGATGTAATAATATTGGAAGGGATTCTAGTTTTCCATGACTCACGAGTTCGGAATCTGATGAATATGAAGATCTTTGTTGATACAGGTATCAACCGCTATGCCTTTTTGTTTCCCCAAAACATGCATATGTCTTGCGCTACTCATCCTTTTTCACTCTTTGGATAACCTTATTAGTTTTGTATACCTGGAAATGATATTTTGTAATCAAAGTTGTCTATCTCCTTGGAATCTTTTTCACTTCTCTCTAGTCCTCAACATAAGCTATTAAATGGTTTCAGATGCTGATGTAAGGCTTGCTCGCAGAATTAGGCGTGACACAGTTGAGAGGGGTAGGGATGTCAATTCTGTGCTTGAACAGGTCAGTCCTCTTTTCGATTTATGCTGTAGGATTTGTAAGCATAGGTTCATCTAACCTAGTTAGGTAGctttattttgtgtgtgtatatgaGACATGAGTAAATACATGGAAATTCTGCTCTAGGGAACATCTCATTGTGTCTCTTCtctggtttcttcttccttttctgcTTCCTActgttgtttttttactaGATAACTCTATATGTTCTTATTCCATCCTTTGAGATGCTCCTCTGTAAAACATCTCTTTTATCTTCTGAGCTTCCCATGTGcctaatttgttttctgagGATGTTATGTTCGTTTACAGTATGCAAAGTTTGTGAAGCCGGCATTTGATGACTTCGTGCTCCCTTCAAAGAAATATGCTGACGTGATCATTCCTCGAGGAGGTGATAATCACGTTGCAGTCGATTTGATTACGCAACATATCCACACAAAACTTGGGCAGCATGATCTCTGCAAAATCTACCCAAATGTTTATGTTATCCAGTCAACATTTCAGGTATTTTCTCACTCTTGCTCTCTTTGATACTTGATTTAGATGGTAAGTGTTATCGATGGTCTCACTATAGGATCATGATTGCAGATAAGAGGCATGCATACACTTATTCGGGAAAAGGACATATCAAAGCATGACTTTGTGTTTTATTCAGATAGACTCATTCGTCTGGTATATCTCTCCCTTatgtcttctctttcaacGTCACTCACTTTTCAGGCTTTCTTATTTTAACTAATATCAGTTCAATTTCAGGTCGTGGAGCATGGTCTTGGTCATTTGCCATTCACTGAGAAACAAGTAGTTACTCCAACAGGTATGAGAAGAGAATGCATGAGCTGTAACAATACTGTATacacttttttatataacttgGTCATCAGATGTCCGTCTCCTTCACGTCAATCTAGTTAGAGTTAGCTTATTCAACTCATTTAAACTTATCTTTTCCACACCAGGAGCTGTATATACCGGTGTTGATTTCTGCAAGAAACTTTGTGGGGTCTCAATTATTAGAAGGTGAGCCTTTGAAAGGTATTGTATTTGGTTAAGTTTGATATGATAAGATGCTTATTCTTCCAACTGTTTTACATCATGCAAGGCATAAATTTACTTGTTTGCGATTAAATTATCTCTCCTACGTGGTTTctgttttgtatgtttttcCTAGTGGTGAAAGCATGGAAAATGCATTACGCGCTTGCTGCAAAGGAATTAAAATAGGGAAGATTCTCATCCACCGTGATGGCGATAATGGAAAACAGGTCTTCCTATTAAtattttgctctgtttttaaaaGTATCAAGTATAATCTCTTTTTATAAACACgaattttgaagtttctctTGTCGTGATAATCAGCTTATTTATGAGAAGCTTCCTCACGACATATCTGAACGCCATGTCCTGCTTCTAGATCCTGTCTTAGCCACAGGTACTCTGTCTCTCTACGCTGTATATTTCGATTTTGGTCCTTTTTGATGGATTTTTGGTTCTCGAAATTCATATCTCGTGATATTGCTTCTTCTTGAAGGTAACTCGGCTAATCAAGCCATTGAACTACTCATACAGAAAGGTGTTCCTGAAGCTCACATTATATTCCTCAACCTTATATCGGTGAGTGTAAAAAGCTATATATCGATCTTTCGCTCTTTTGTGAATGTAGAAGCTAAAGATCTCATTATGTATCTgcttctctatctctttgcttctctctttccctcGTCATGACCTTGCTTTCTGACAGGCGCCGGAGGGAATCCACTGTGTCTGCAAACGTTTTCCAGCATTGAAAATTGTGACGTCTGAAATAGACCAATGTCTGAACCAAGAATTCAGAGTTATACCGGGCTTAGGCGAGTTTGGCGATCGTTACTTCGGCACCGACGAGGAAGACCAGTAGCCACCACTCAACACTGTGACTGGTTTCAAAGGAAAAGCCTAAATTTATGACTAGAGCGACAGTAGAGGCACTTGCATGTCTTTGTAGTTTGTGCTAAAGAATCTTTATCTTATTGTTTATGAAGCTCCTCTTGCTTActtgaattatttttgaaaaactacgttaattttctcattaaaaaaatgatcGGGACAATGCTAGTTTTCTAAACCGGTGGAAAAAGACATAACCAATCCTTTTATACATGATTTTGACAATCGTACGAAAATTCCAGTTCtctctaattttaatttctttatttacatgttgattaatatatatttaccatttttcttaaggatcttagggtttagggattatGACCTAAACCTAATGATAGAATTTAACCTTAGTTGGACCCACGAATGATGGGCCTAAGTTAAGCCCAACTATAAATTAATGTAGCGTAACCGCCACACGCTCATCTATAAATACACCACTCCTATGCAAGACCTATAGTTTTATTTCAGTCGACTCTTGACCTTCAATTTCCTCCGTCtctaa includes:
- the UK/UPRT1 gene encoding uridine kinase/uracil phosphoribosyltransferase 1 (uridine kinase/uracil phosphoribosyltransferase 1 (UK/UPRT1); FUNCTIONS IN: uridine kinase activity, uracil phosphoribosyltransferase activity, kinase activity, ATP binding; INVOLVED IN: biosynthetic process, nucleoside metabolic process, metabolic process; LOCATED IN: cytoplasm; EXPRESSED IN: 23 plant structures; EXPRESSED DURING: 13 growth stages; CONTAINS InterPro DOMAIN/s: Phosphoribulokinase/uridine kinase (InterPro:IPR006083), Phosphoribosyltransferase (InterPro:IPR000836), Uridine kinase (InterPro:IPR000764); BEST Arabidopsis thaliana protein match is: uridine kinase-like 2 (TAIR:AT3G27190.1); Has 1807 Blast hits to 1807 proteins in 277 species: Archae - 0; Bacteria - 0; Metazoa - 736; Fungi - 347; Plants - 385; Viruses - 0; Other Eukaryotes - 339 (source: NCBI BLink).) — its product is MPEDSSSLDYAMEKASGPHFSGLRFDGLLSSSPPNSSVVSSLRSAVSSSSPSSSDPEAPKQPFIIGVSGGTASGKTTVCDMIIQQLHDHRVVLVNQDSFYRGLTSEELQRVQEYNFDHPDAFDTEQLLHCAETLKSGQPYQVPIYDFKTHQRRSDTFRQVNASDVIILEGILVFHDSRVRNLMNMKIFVDTDADVRLARRIRRDTVERGRDVNSVLEQYAKFVKPAFDDFVLPSKKYADVIIPRGGDNHVAVDLITQHIHTKLGQHDLCKIYPNVYVIQSTFQIRGMHTLIREKDISKHDFVFYSDRLIRLVVEHGLGHLPFTEKQVVTPTGAVYTGVDFCKKLCGVSIIRSGESMENALRACCKGIKIGKILIHRDGDNGKQLIYEKLPHDISERHVLLLDPVLATGNSANQAIELLIQKGVPEAHIIFLNLISAPEGIHCVCKRFPALKIVTSEIDQCLNQEFRVIPGLGEFGDRYFGTDEEDQ